From the genome of Chlorocebus sabaeus isolate Y175 chromosome 2, mChlSab1.0.hap1, whole genome shotgun sequence, one region includes:
- the CRYZL1 gene encoding quinone oxidoreductase-like protein 1 isoform X6 has product MKGLYFQQSSTDEEITFVFQERENLPVTEDNFVKLQVKACALSQINTKLLAEMKMKKDLFPVGREIAGIVLDVGSKVSFFQPDDEVVGILPLDSEDPGLCEVVRVHEHYLVHKPEKVTWTEAAGSIRDGVRAYTALHYLSYVSPGKSVLIMDGASAFGTIAIQLAHHRGAKVISTACSLEDKQCLERFRPPIARVIDVSNGKVHVAESCLEETGGLGVDIVLDAGVRFYSKDDEPAVKLQLLPHKHDIITLLGVGGHWVTTEENLQVIFFSILVT; this is encoded by the exons GAAAATCTTCCTGTTACAGAGGATAACTTTGTGAAACTTCAAGTTAAAGCTTGTGCTCTCAGCCAGATAAATACAAAG CTTCTGgcagaaatgaagatgaaaaaggATTTATTTCCTGTTGGGAGAGAAATTGCTGGAATTGTATTAGATG TTGGAAGCAAGGTATCATTCTTTCAACCAGATGATGAAGTAGTCG gaaTTTTGCCCCTGGACTCTGAAGACCCTGGACTTTGTGAAGTTGTTAGAGTACATGAGCATTACTTGG TTCATAAACCAGAAAAGGTCACATGGACGGAAGCAGCAGGAAGCATTCGGGATGGAGTACGCGCCTATACAGCTCTGCATTATCTTTCTTATGTCTCTCCTGGAAAATCAGTGCTGATAATGGATGGAGCAAGT GCATTTGGTACAATAGCTATTCAGTTAGCACATCATAGAGGAGCCAAAGTGATTTCAACAGCATGCAGCCTTGAAGATAAGCAGTGCCTTGAAAGATTCAGACCTCCCATAG CCCGAGTGATTGATGTATCTAATGGGAAAGTTCATGTTGCTGAAAGCTGTTTGGAAGAAACAGGTGGCCTGGGAGTAGACATTGTCCTAGATGCTGGAG TGAGATTCTATAGTAAAGACGATGAACCAGCTGTAAAACTACAACTACTACCACATAAACATGATATCATCACACTTCTTGGTGTTGGAGGCCACTGGGTAACAACAGAAGAAAACCTTCAG GTTATCTTTTTCAGCATTCTAGTTACATAG
- the CRYZL1 gene encoding quinone oxidoreductase-like protein 1 isoform X3, translating to MKGLYFQQSSTDEEITFVFQERENLPVTEDNFVKLQVKACALSQINTKLLAEMKMKKDLFPVGREIAGIVLDVGSKVSFFQPDDEVVGILPLDSEDPGLCEVVRVHEHYLVHKPEKVTWTEAAGSIRDGVRAYTALHYLSYVSPGKSVLIMDGASAFGTIAIQLAHHRGAKVISTACSLEDKQCLERFRPPIARVIDVSNGKVHVAESCLEETGGLGVDIVLDAGVRFYSKDDEPAVKLQLLPHKHDIITLLGVGGHWVTTEENLQMARKDTHTHPSYFITRILDRPCICHVLITSLFHRSGP from the exons GAAAATCTTCCTGTTACAGAGGATAACTTTGTGAAACTTCAAGTTAAAGCTTGTGCTCTCAGCCAGATAAATACAAAG CTTCTGgcagaaatgaagatgaaaaaggATTTATTTCCTGTTGGGAGAGAAATTGCTGGAATTGTATTAGATG TTGGAAGCAAGGTATCATTCTTTCAACCAGATGATGAAGTAGTCG gaaTTTTGCCCCTGGACTCTGAAGACCCTGGACTTTGTGAAGTTGTTAGAGTACATGAGCATTACTTGG TTCATAAACCAGAAAAGGTCACATGGACGGAAGCAGCAGGAAGCATTCGGGATGGAGTACGCGCCTATACAGCTCTGCATTATCTTTCTTATGTCTCTCCTGGAAAATCAGTGCTGATAATGGATGGAGCAAGT GCATTTGGTACAATAGCTATTCAGTTAGCACATCATAGAGGAGCCAAAGTGATTTCAACAGCATGCAGCCTTGAAGATAAGCAGTGCCTTGAAAGATTCAGACCTCCCATAG CCCGAGTGATTGATGTATCTAATGGGAAAGTTCATGTTGCTGAAAGCTGTTTGGAAGAAACAGGTGGCCTGGGAGTAGACATTGTCCTAGATGCTGGAG TGAGATTCTATAGTAAAGACGATGAACCAGCTGTAAAACTACAACTACTACCACATAAACATGATATCATCACACTTCTTGGTGTTGGAGGCCACTGGGTAACAACAGAAGAAAACCTTCAG ATGGcgagaaaagacacacacacacacccctcctacTTCATCACCAGGATTCTAGATCGGCCTTGCATCTGCCATGTACTTATCACCTCGCTGTTTCATCGTTCTGGaccatga
- the CRYZL1 gene encoding quinone oxidoreductase-like protein 1 isoform X2, with protein sequence MKGLYFQQSSTDEEITFVFQERENLPVTEDNFVKLQVKACALSQINTKLLAEMKMKKDLFPVGREIAGIVLDVGSKVSFFQPDDEVVGILPLDSEDPGLCEVVRVHEHYLVHKPEKVTWTEAAGSIRDGVRAYTALHYLSYVSPGKSVLIMDGASAFGTIAIQLAHHRGAKVISTACSLEDKQCLERFRPPIARVIDVSNGKVHVAESCLEETGGLGVDIVLDAGVRFYSKDDEPAVKLQLLPHKHDIITLLGVGGHWVTTEENLQLDPPDSHCLFLKGATLAFLNDEVWNLSNVQQGKYLSTYLKGCDGEVINWCFQTSVG encoded by the exons GAAAATCTTCCTGTTACAGAGGATAACTTTGTGAAACTTCAAGTTAAAGCTTGTGCTCTCAGCCAGATAAATACAAAG CTTCTGgcagaaatgaagatgaaaaaggATTTATTTCCTGTTGGGAGAGAAATTGCTGGAATTGTATTAGATG TTGGAAGCAAGGTATCATTCTTTCAACCAGATGATGAAGTAGTCG gaaTTTTGCCCCTGGACTCTGAAGACCCTGGACTTTGTGAAGTTGTTAGAGTACATGAGCATTACTTGG TTCATAAACCAGAAAAGGTCACATGGACGGAAGCAGCAGGAAGCATTCGGGATGGAGTACGCGCCTATACAGCTCTGCATTATCTTTCTTATGTCTCTCCTGGAAAATCAGTGCTGATAATGGATGGAGCAAGT GCATTTGGTACAATAGCTATTCAGTTAGCACATCATAGAGGAGCCAAAGTGATTTCAACAGCATGCAGCCTTGAAGATAAGCAGTGCCTTGAAAGATTCAGACCTCCCATAG CCCGAGTGATTGATGTATCTAATGGGAAAGTTCATGTTGCTGAAAGCTGTTTGGAAGAAACAGGTGGCCTGGGAGTAGACATTGTCCTAGATGCTGGAG TGAGATTCTATAGTAAAGACGATGAACCAGCTGTAAAACTACAACTACTACCACATAAACATGATATCATCACACTTCTTGGTGTTGGAGGCCACTGGGTAACAACAGAAGAAAACCTTCAG TTGGATCCTCCAGATAGCCATTGCCTTTTCCTCAAGGGAGCAACGTTAGCTTTCCTGAATGATGAAGTTTGGAATTTGTCAAATGTACAACAGGGAAAATATCTTT CTACGTATCTTAAAGGATGTGATGGAGAAGTTATCAACTGGTGTTTTCAG ACCTCAGTTGGATGA
- the CRYZL1 gene encoding quinone oxidoreductase-like protein 1 isoform X1, which yields MKGLYFQQSSTDEEITFVFQERENLPVTEDNFVKLQVKACALSQINTKLLAEMKMKKDLFPVGREIAGIVLDVGSKVSFFQPDDEVVGILPLDSEDPGLCEVVRVHEHYLVHKPEKVTWTEAAGSIRDGVRAYTALHYLSYVSPGKSVLIMDGASAFGTIAIQLAHHRGAKVISTACSLEDKQCLERFRPPIARVIDVSNGKVHVAESCLEETGGLGVDIVLDAGVRFYSKDDEPAVKLQLLPHKHDIITLLGVGGHWVTTEENLQLDPPDSHCLFLKGATLAFLNDEVWNLSNVQQGKYLCILKDVMEKLSTGVFRPQLDEPIPLYEAKVSMEAVQKNQGRKKQVVQF from the exons GAAAATCTTCCTGTTACAGAGGATAACTTTGTGAAACTTCAAGTTAAAGCTTGTGCTCTCAGCCAGATAAATACAAAG CTTCTGgcagaaatgaagatgaaaaaggATTTATTTCCTGTTGGGAGAGAAATTGCTGGAATTGTATTAGATG TTGGAAGCAAGGTATCATTCTTTCAACCAGATGATGAAGTAGTCG gaaTTTTGCCCCTGGACTCTGAAGACCCTGGACTTTGTGAAGTTGTTAGAGTACATGAGCATTACTTGG TTCATAAACCAGAAAAGGTCACATGGACGGAAGCAGCAGGAAGCATTCGGGATGGAGTACGCGCCTATACAGCTCTGCATTATCTTTCTTATGTCTCTCCTGGAAAATCAGTGCTGATAATGGATGGAGCAAGT GCATTTGGTACAATAGCTATTCAGTTAGCACATCATAGAGGAGCCAAAGTGATTTCAACAGCATGCAGCCTTGAAGATAAGCAGTGCCTTGAAAGATTCAGACCTCCCATAG CCCGAGTGATTGATGTATCTAATGGGAAAGTTCATGTTGCTGAAAGCTGTTTGGAAGAAACAGGTGGCCTGGGAGTAGACATTGTCCTAGATGCTGGAG TGAGATTCTATAGTAAAGACGATGAACCAGCTGTAAAACTACAACTACTACCACATAAACATGATATCATCACACTTCTTGGTGTTGGAGGCCACTGGGTAACAACAGAAGAAAACCTTCAG TTGGATCCTCCAGATAGCCATTGCCTTTTCCTCAAGGGAGCAACGTTAGCTTTCCTGAATGATGAAGTTTGGAATTTGTCAAATGTACAACAGGGAAAATATCTTT GTATCTTAAAGGATGTGATGGAGAAGTTATCAACTGGTGTTTTCAG ACCTCAGTTGGATGAACCCATTCCACTGTATGAGGCAAAAGTTTCCATGGAAGCTGTTcagaaaaatcaaggaagaaaaaagcaagttgttcaattttaa
- the CRYZL1 gene encoding quinone oxidoreductase-like protein 1 isoform X4, translating into MKGLYFQQSSTDEEITFVFQERENLPVTEDNFVKLQVKACALSQINTKLLAEMKMKKDLFPVGREIAGIVLDVGSKVSFFQPDDEVVGILPLDSEDPGLCEVVRVHEHYLVHKPEKVTWTEAAGSIRDGVRAYTALHYLSYVSPGKSVLIMDGASAFGTIAIQLAHHRGAKVISTACSLEDKQCLERFRPPIARVIDVSNGKVHVAESCLEETGGLGVDIVLDAGVRFYSKDDEPAVKLQLLPHKHDIITLLGVGGHWVTTEENLQLDPPDSHCLFLKGATLAFLNDEVWNLSNVQQGKYL; encoded by the exons GAAAATCTTCCTGTTACAGAGGATAACTTTGTGAAACTTCAAGTTAAAGCTTGTGCTCTCAGCCAGATAAATACAAAG CTTCTGgcagaaatgaagatgaaaaaggATTTATTTCCTGTTGGGAGAGAAATTGCTGGAATTGTATTAGATG TTGGAAGCAAGGTATCATTCTTTCAACCAGATGATGAAGTAGTCG gaaTTTTGCCCCTGGACTCTGAAGACCCTGGACTTTGTGAAGTTGTTAGAGTACATGAGCATTACTTGG TTCATAAACCAGAAAAGGTCACATGGACGGAAGCAGCAGGAAGCATTCGGGATGGAGTACGCGCCTATACAGCTCTGCATTATCTTTCTTATGTCTCTCCTGGAAAATCAGTGCTGATAATGGATGGAGCAAGT GCATTTGGTACAATAGCTATTCAGTTAGCACATCATAGAGGAGCCAAAGTGATTTCAACAGCATGCAGCCTTGAAGATAAGCAGTGCCTTGAAAGATTCAGACCTCCCATAG CCCGAGTGATTGATGTATCTAATGGGAAAGTTCATGTTGCTGAAAGCTGTTTGGAAGAAACAGGTGGCCTGGGAGTAGACATTGTCCTAGATGCTGGAG TGAGATTCTATAGTAAAGACGATGAACCAGCTGTAAAACTACAACTACTACCACATAAACATGATATCATCACACTTCTTGGTGTTGGAGGCCACTGGGTAACAACAGAAGAAAACCTTCAG TTGGATCCTCCAGATAGCCATTGCCTTTTCCTCAAGGGAGCAACGTTAGCTTTCCTGAATGATGAAGTTTGGAATTTGTCAAATGTACAACAGGGAAAATATCTTT AG
- the CRYZL1 gene encoding quinone oxidoreductase-like protein 1 isoform X5 — protein MKGLYFQQSSTDEEITFVFQERENLPVTEDNFVKLQVKACALSQINTKLLAEMKMKKDLFPVGREIAGIVLDVGSKVSFFQPDDEVVGILPLDSEDPGLCEVVRVHEHYLVHKPEKVTWTEAAGSIRDGVRAYTALHYLSYVSPGKSVLIMDGASAFGTIAIQLAHHRGAKVISTACSLEDKQCLERFRPPIARVIDVSNGKVHVAESCLEETGGLGVDIVLDAGVRFYSKDDEPAVKLQLLPHKHDIITLLGVGGHWVTTEENLQVKKPKRRDVDTDSRMQQVAEQESHSGSPSPF, from the exons GAAAATCTTCCTGTTACAGAGGATAACTTTGTGAAACTTCAAGTTAAAGCTTGTGCTCTCAGCCAGATAAATACAAAG CTTCTGgcagaaatgaagatgaaaaaggATTTATTTCCTGTTGGGAGAGAAATTGCTGGAATTGTATTAGATG TTGGAAGCAAGGTATCATTCTTTCAACCAGATGATGAAGTAGTCG gaaTTTTGCCCCTGGACTCTGAAGACCCTGGACTTTGTGAAGTTGTTAGAGTACATGAGCATTACTTGG TTCATAAACCAGAAAAGGTCACATGGACGGAAGCAGCAGGAAGCATTCGGGATGGAGTACGCGCCTATACAGCTCTGCATTATCTTTCTTATGTCTCTCCTGGAAAATCAGTGCTGATAATGGATGGAGCAAGT GCATTTGGTACAATAGCTATTCAGTTAGCACATCATAGAGGAGCCAAAGTGATTTCAACAGCATGCAGCCTTGAAGATAAGCAGTGCCTTGAAAGATTCAGACCTCCCATAG CCCGAGTGATTGATGTATCTAATGGGAAAGTTCATGTTGCTGAAAGCTGTTTGGAAGAAACAGGTGGCCTGGGAGTAGACATTGTCCTAGATGCTGGAG TGAGATTCTATAGTAAAGACGATGAACCAGCTGTAAAACTACAACTACTACCACATAAACATGATATCATCACACTTCTTGGTGTTGGAGGCCACTGGGTAACAACAGAAGAAAACCTTCAG gtgaagaaACCGAAGCGTAGAGATGTTGATACAGACTCAAGGATGCAGCAAGTGGCGGAACAAGAATCACACTCAGGCAGTCCCTCTCCTTTCTGA